cctgttttgCACAAATTCTGAGCATCTCAGGGTGCTGGGTGCTGTGCTGCGGAAGCGGCTATTCCTTTTCCAAGTCTCCGGgccatttaattttctctcttcctctaaaTGCCAGCTATTCTTCTCTAATGAAGTGCCCCAAGGAATGCCACGATGATGTTCTCCTTGGTTCCCCGTGGTCCATTGATTCCGCAGACCCTCCGGGATGACCCCTCTGCTCCCAGGTGCCATCATTCCTAGTCTGTCAAGGCCATTACACTCCAAAGTCTTCATCTGGTGGAGAGAATCTGTTCCTCTgtaattctgaaatttatattcACAGTTTGCAAACAGAGTATCAGAGCCTCTATTCTCCATATCAAAATTACTCTGATCCCCGGCATGAGTCTTCACTTTGAGATCGATTTTATCATTCTGATAAACATTCCTGTCCCTGTCACAGTATTTGACAAATTCATTACCTTCATTGACACCATTCAAGTCTGGGAAGTCTGCAGACTGACCATTAGTATAATTCCCAGGAACATGATATAAATCATTGAGGTCTctataataaaaattagtttCGTTACAATCCTCAAGATTGTAATTAAAATTCCTGCGGTCTATATGCCGGTTTTGAGGTTGACCAAAATTCTCCACAGA
This sequence is a window from Physeter macrocephalus isolate SW-GA chromosome 20, ASM283717v5, whole genome shotgun sequence. Protein-coding genes within it:
- the LOC129391620 gene encoding uncharacterized protein codes for the protein MCETHEMRKERELEEKGHWSSSWEYEDCRNLQKRDLTALDGLYREGDLDSRYQTTGQNQPYRKRHCGYWDFEQSEPSSMDNEEAKESRKDCMYHGSVTPACNDYKNSENVDYGNPNPATKDDWFAGSPDVTWKAGGYGETNGRVNRKNLNSNPEDSKETGQWTGYRGLDDSVENFGQPQNRHIDRRNFNYNLEDCNETNFYYRDLNDLYHVPGNYTNGQSADFPDLNGVNEGNEFVKYCDRDRNVYQNDKIDLKVKTHAGDQSNFDMENRGSDTLFANCEYKFQNYRGTDSLHQMKTLECNGLDRLGMMAPGSRGVIPEGLRNQWTTGNQGEHHRGIPWGTSLEKNSWHLEEERKLNGPETWKRNSRFRSTAPSTLRCSEFVQNRKRAQVG